The proteins below come from a single Ictidomys tridecemlineatus isolate mIctTri1 chromosome 8, mIctTri1.hap1, whole genome shotgun sequence genomic window:
- the Cited2 gene encoding cbp/p300-interacting transactivator 2, which yields MADHMMAMNHGRFPDGTNGLHHHPAHRMGMGQFPSPHHHQQQQPQHAFNALMGDHIHYGAGNMNATSGIRHAMGPGTVNGGHPPSALAPAARFNNSQFMGPPVASQGGSLPASMQLQKLNNQYFNHHPYPHNHYMPDLHPAAGHQMNGTNQHFRDCNPKHSGGSSTQGGSGGSSTPGGSGGTSGGGAGSSSSSNGGGGGGSGSNMPASVAHVPAAMLPPNVIDTDFIDEEVLMSLVIEMGLDRIKELPELWLGQNEFDFMTDFVCKQQPSRVSC from the coding sequence ATGGCAGACCATATGATGGCCATGAACCACGGGCGCTTCCCCGACGGCACCAACGGGCTGCACCACCACCCTGCCCACCGCATGGGCATGGGGCAGTTCCCGAGTCCCCATcaccatcagcagcagcagccccaacACGCCTTCAACGCCCTGATGGGCGACCACATACACTACGGCGCGGGCAACATGAATGCCACGAGCGGCATCAGGCACGCGATGGGGCCGGGGACTGTGAATGGAGGGCACCCCCCGAGTGCACTGGCCCCCGCGGCCAGGTTTAACAACTCCCAGTTCATGGGCCCCCCGGTGGCCAGCCAGGGAGGCTCCCTGCCTGCCAGCATGCAGCTGCAGAAGCTCAACAACCAGTATTTCAACCATCACCCCTATCCCCACAACCACTACATGCCGGATTTGCACCCTGCTGCAGGCCACCAGATGAACGGGACAAACCAGCACTTCCGAGATTGCAACCCCAAGCACAGCGGCGGCAGCAGCACCCAAGGCGGCTCGGGCGGCAGCAGCACCCCTGGCGGCTCCGGAGGCACCTCGGGCGGCGGCgcgggcagcagcagcagcagcaacggcggcggcggcggaggcaGTGGCAGCAACATGCCCGCCTCCGTGGCCCACGTCCCTGCTGCAATGCTGCCGCCCAATGTCATAGACACTGATTTCATCGACGAGGAAGTGCTTATGTCCTTAGTGATAGAAATGGGCTTGGACCGCATCAAGGAGCTGCCTGAACTCTGGCTGGGGCAAAACGAGTTTGATTTTATGACGGACTTCGTGTGTAAACAGCAGCCCAGCAGAGTAAGCTGTTGA